The Mucilaginibacter mallensis genome has a segment encoding these proteins:
- a CDS encoding sensor histidine kinase encodes MLRSRLTTFFIHATGWLIFLGFPLLFMNKTQENTHNSYFVLLSPFYWLFCLTYIFMFYLNAWYLVPRLVFRKKYFYYGIIVLLLSGCVYFLQPFDNLLGHNLLKNKNLNTQQAAAPSMAADNQSATGITDSTGPKNLPFGPLPHQDLRMEDPRFKPSNRIIFIHQSGNIDMVGLFIFIVVMGLSVAVSTVQKWQLTEQVVVKAKAEKANAELSFLKAQINPHFLFNTLNNIYALSVTNSEHTSESIMKLSNIMRYVTDDVTENFVSLQSEVDCINDYIDLQKLRLGNKTKLDFTSTGDFSNKKIAPLVLMTFIENLFKYGISNHKTSAITIRITADGDKLKLFCQNTIFDKDKPSTRRGIGINNTKQRLELIYPGRHKLDVNAKDSLFTVNLEIDC; translated from the coding sequence ATGCTACGCTCCAGGCTTACTACGTTTTTTATTCATGCTACCGGCTGGCTCATCTTTTTGGGCTTTCCACTGCTGTTCATGAATAAAACACAGGAGAATACGCACAATAGTTATTTTGTATTACTGTCGCCATTTTACTGGCTGTTTTGCTTAACCTATATTTTTATGTTTTACCTGAACGCCTGGTACCTGGTGCCAAGGCTTGTTTTCAGGAAAAAGTATTTCTACTATGGCATAATAGTATTGCTGCTTTCGGGTTGTGTTTACTTTTTGCAGCCATTTGATAACCTGCTTGGCCATAACCTGCTTAAAAATAAAAACCTAAACACCCAGCAGGCAGCTGCACCATCCATGGCGGCAGATAATCAATCAGCTACAGGTATTACCGACAGTACCGGGCCCAAAAATTTACCGTTTGGCCCCCTGCCCCATCAGGACCTCCGCATGGAAGACCCGCGTTTTAAACCATCAAACCGTATCATATTTATACACCAATCGGGTAATATTGATATGGTTGGCTTATTTATATTTATTGTGGTAATGGGTTTAAGTGTTGCGGTAAGCACCGTACAAAAATGGCAGTTAACTGAGCAGGTGGTAGTTAAAGCTAAAGCTGAAAAAGCTAACGCGGAGCTATCGTTCTTAAAAGCGCAGATCAATCCCCATTTTTTGTTTAACACGCTGAATAATATTTATGCCCTATCGGTTACTAACAGTGAGCATACATCTGAGAGTATTATGAAGCTGTCGAACATTATGCGTTATGTTACGGATGATGTGACTGAGAATTTTGTATCGCTGCAAAGCGAGGTTGATTGCATAAATGATTATATCGACCTGCAAAAACTGCGTTTAGGTAACAAAACCAAGCTCGATTTTACCAGCACCGGAGATTTTAGCAATAAAAAAATTGCTCCCCTGGTATTAATGACCTTTATTGAAAATCTATTTAAATATGGTATCAGCAATCATAAAACTTCGGCTATAACTATTAGGATAACAGCTGATGGCGATAAACTAAAGCTCTTTTGCCAAAATACTATTTTTGATAAAGATAAGCCTAGCACCCGCAGAGGGATAGGTATAAACAACACAAAACAGCGCCTTGAGCTGATATATCCCGGCAGGCATAAACTGGACGTTAACGCCAAGGATAGCCTGTTTACTGTAAACCTTGAAATTGATTGTTAA
- a CDS encoding LytR/AlgR family response regulator transcription factor — protein sequence MELKCIAIDDEPLALEVIKKHIADFPQLKLLHTFEDAISAAEYLRNNTIDLLFIDIDMPDITGIELVRSLKEKPMVIFTTAHKNFAYEGFELEALDYLLKPIDLKRFSAGVNKAIDYAKYKATGQSEMDGSLYVHSEYRMIKIELKEIEYIESMQDYIKIYLSNIEKPVLTLMSLKGVLEKLPQAEFARIHRSYAVAIKKIKSIHNHKAKLKTIELPIGNNYSDFIQSWSK from the coding sequence ATGGAGTTGAAATGTATAGCCATTGATGACGAGCCCCTGGCGCTTGAGGTGATAAAGAAACACATCGCGGATTTTCCACAGTTGAAACTGCTGCATACGTTTGAGGATGCTATTTCAGCCGCTGAATACTTACGTAATAATACGATAGACCTGCTTTTTATTGATATCGATATGCCCGACATCACGGGCATTGAGCTGGTGCGTTCGCTTAAAGAAAAGCCGATGGTAATATTTACAACGGCCCATAAAAACTTTGCCTATGAAGGCTTTGAGCTGGAAGCACTGGATTACCTGCTAAAACCTATAGACCTTAAACGTTTTTCGGCCGGGGTAAATAAGGCTATTGATTACGCCAAATACAAAGCGACTGGGCAAAGCGAGATGGATGGTTCATTATACGTGCATTCCGAATACCGGATGATAAAAATAGAGCTGAAAGAAATAGAATATATTGAAAGCATGCAGGATTATATAAAAATATACCTGAGCAATATTGAAAAGCCTGTTTTAACACTTATGTCGCTTAAAGGTGTATTAGAGAAGTTGCCGCAAGCGGAATTTGCACGCATTCACAGGAGCTATGCAGTGGCTATAAAAAAGATAAAATCCATACATAACCATAAAGCAAAGCTGAAAACAATTGAGTTACCTATAGGTAACAACTATTCCGATTTTATACAGTCATGGTCGAAATAA